ACGACGACTTCCTGAAGTTCGGCTCGGTGGCGATCGGTGGTAACTTCGGTGAATTCCGTATGGGCCGTATGTCAGCAGTACAAGATACCCTGGCGGGCCAGTACGATATCACGTGGGAGTACGGCGGTACGGCAAACATCAAATCAGATGAGGCTGCCACTGACCGTTTGACCAACGGTATCCAGTACAAGATTGATATCAGTGACTTCACTGTGATGGCGCAGTACCACACCGGCACCGAAAGCAACGGTGTTGATATCGACCAGGCGTTCGCGCTGGGTGCGGCATGGACATCGGACTTCGGCCTTGGCCTATCGGGTACCTACACCCAGTCTGAGCGTACAGTCAAGAGCATCTACGGCGATGATAAAGACACGTCTTGGACGTTGAACGCGACCTACGAATGGCAGGCCTTGTCGCTAGCGGCAATGTACTCTGACTACGATTTTGCGGGCGATGAGCAAACGGGTATTGGTGCTATGGCGCGCTACGACTTTGACATGGGCTTCGGCGTGTACGGTGTGTACGACTACGTTGATTACGACACGCAAAACGACAAGCTGAACCAGTACACCATCGGTGCGGATTACTGGGTAACTAGCCAGGTAGTTTCTTACATGGAATATGCTGACCAGAGCTTCGACAAGCGTAACGCTGGCCAGGACGACAACGCATTCACTATCGGTATGCGCCTGTACTTCTAATTTTAGATAATTGCTAGACTGTTCATTGTGTTTGGGGGAAGCTTGGCTTCCCCCTTTTTTCGTTAGAGCGGTCCTATGGATTTAACCGTGGTTCTACGAAGAAGAGCTGGCCCCACAGCCCCACAGCCCCACAGCCCCACATTTTTTCTCAGTGCTAATACTCTATCTATCTTGTGAGAGATCTCTTACAAGAGCGTGGGATATTGTGTCGATAGCTATTGGTTTTATTCGCCTTTATTTTACTTAAGTTTCTGCTTTAAAGGGTTTTTGTTGAGGGTTGTTGAGGTTTTAACCGTGTTGCATAGCAGATTTTATTTTGGGGTGGCTACTCAATATAGCCCATCGGCGTATAGTGATTGGTGTCGGAAGGAACTGACGGAACGGAACAGGAATAAGCCAAGGATTTGGTTTGTCTCAGGAAGAGACCGGTGTACCAGGAGGGTATGTCGAACAGGGACTGTGAAGGGATAGCCGAGGAACGGCAAAACGGTAACCAGGATGCTTACCGGTCAGGATGACAATGGACCACTTCAGGACGAAGTCAGGGACACCTCCAGGATGGATGTTGAGAGTCAGGATAGGATATGCTGACGGGTCAGGACGGCCACAGGACAACTTCAGGACGAAGAATAAAAGGAATCTGCTGACGGATTACAGCAATTCAATGGAATGATGCAGGGAGCACCACAGTAGCGGGATTGCTGCAAGTAAGACCTAAGGGCGCAACGAAAGTTGCGCCCGTTCTTTTTTTTGCTTCGCAAAATCGGCCTTATGGTGAAGTGGTTCTATGGCCCTATGGGTTTA
This Photobacterium gaetbulicola Gung47 DNA region includes the following protein-coding sequences:
- a CDS encoding hypothetical protein (COG3203) — its product is MKKTVVAAVIGSVVASASAMAAEVYNSDDLSVNVYGNLRARYETTDNGHMGADSTFTGEGTELGLSVNYFMDNNMYINGDVLKEFNIIPEDGDGSDDDDFLKFGSVAIGGNFGEFRMGRMSAVQDTLAGQYDITWEYGGTANIKSDEAATDRLTNGIQYKIDISDFTVMAQYHTGTESNGVDIDQAFALGAAWTSDFGLGLSGTYTQSERTVKSIYGDDKDTSWTLNATYEWQALSLAAMYSDYDFAGDEQTGIGAMARYDFDMGFGVYGVYDYVDYDTQNDKLNQYTIGADYWVTSQVVSYMEYADQSFDKRNAGQDDNAFTIGMRLYF